The Roseofilum capinflatum BLCC-M114 genome includes a window with the following:
- a CDS encoding AvaI/BsoBI family type II restriction endonuclease, producing MSFDQHLRLYQDLITPYDQIRSGFISLALEKNKKATPFIEEAKALKVLASRAKDPSDLLMIDNINDALLTAAGISGKAKNYLRESDKQEAIRNLLENFLEPSGTAFIDELVYRFLLTRGDALGGSIRNLAGALGLWGFTRVFISTCSIRGLDLQYLDVKSKNWIAYNFEPEIEKQVKGLHWRLDRNQRTLIYNLTVPTVKKNVDLCLLNASPQEIILGKNKDSAHHQPENYLALGELKGGIDPAGADEHWKTANSALGRIRKAFSDQNCYPETFFIGAAIADHMAQEIYQQLNDRRLTNAANLTNEEQVVSLCDWLLNL from the coding sequence ATGTCATTTGATCAACACTTAAGGCTTTATCAGGACTTGATCACTCCTTACGATCAGATTCGCTCAGGATTTATATCTTTAGCCTTAGAGAAAAACAAGAAAGCTACTCCTTTCATCGAAGAAGCAAAAGCCCTTAAGGTGTTGGCATCAAGAGCTAAAGATCCTAGTGACTTGTTGATGATTGATAACATCAATGATGCGTTACTTACAGCAGCCGGTATTTCTGGTAAGGCTAAAAATTACTTACGAGAATCAGATAAACAAGAAGCGATTAGAAATTTGCTAGAAAATTTTTTGGAGCCATCGGGAACTGCATTTATTGATGAGTTAGTCTATCGCTTTCTGCTGACTAGAGGGGACGCTCTTGGGGGTAGTATTCGGAATTTAGCGGGTGCATTAGGTTTGTGGGGCTTTACGAGAGTTTTTATCTCGACTTGCTCAATTCGTGGACTGGATTTGCAGTATCTGGATGTTAAAAGTAAAAATTGGATAGCTTACAATTTTGAACCAGAAATTGAGAAACAGGTTAAAGGGTTACATTGGAGATTGGATCGCAATCAACGAACTTTAATATATAACTTGACTGTCCCAACCGTCAAAAAGAATGTAGATCTTTGCCTATTGAATGCTTCCCCCCAGGAGATTATATTGGGTAAAAATAAGGATTCAGCACATCATCAGCCGGAAAATTATCTTGCTCTGGGAGAACTTAAAGGAGGAATTGATCCAGCCGGAGCAGATGAGCATTGGAAAACGGCAAATTCAGCACTTGGACGGATCAGAAAAGCGTTCTCCGATCAAAATTGCTATCCTGAAACGTTTTTTATTGGTGCAGCGATCGCCGATCATATGGCTCAAGAAATCTATCAGCAACTGAACGATCGCCGTTTAACCAATGCAGCAAATTTAACTAATGAAGAGCAAGTCGTTTCATTATGTGATTGGCTATTGAACTTATGA